One window of the Microtus ochrogaster isolate Prairie Vole_2 unplaced genomic scaffold, MicOch1.0 UNK5, whole genome shotgun sequence genome contains the following:
- the Bst1 gene encoding ADP-ribosyl cyclase/cyclic ADP-ribose hydrolase 2: MAAQGWPLSLWLWLSLLLSLLLGARAAAARWSGAGTTPHLQSIFLGRCAEYTTLLSLQPGHQNCTAIWEAFKAVLDKDPCSVLPSDYDLFINLSRHSLPRDKSLFWENNHLLVTSFAENARRLMPLCDVLYGKVGDFLSWCRQENASGLDYQSCPTSEDCENNAVDSYWKRASMQYSRDSSGVINVMLNGSEPTGAYPVKGFFADFEIPYLQKDKITRIEIWVMHEVGGPIVESCGEGSVKILEDRLEALGFQHNCIDDYRPVKFLMCVDHSTHPDCVMSLASASLRRGSPALSTTRDASLVISLLVAWTSSSQV; the protein is encoded by the exons ATGGCTGCCCAGGGATGGCCTTTGTCTCTGTGGTTGTGGCTGTCCCTGCTGCTGTCACTACTTCTGGGGGCGAGAGCTGCCGCAGCGCGATGGAGCGGGGCCGGCACCACGCCGCATTTGCAAAGCATCTTCCTGGGTCGCTGTGCAGAGTACACCACACTGCTGAGTCTCCAGCCCGG GCACCAAAACTGCACAGCCATCTGGGAGGCCTTCAAGGCGGTGCTAGACAAGGACCCCTGCTCTGTGCTTCCCTCTGACTACGACCTCTTCATCAACCTCTCCAGGCACTCCCTTCCTAGAGACAAG TCGCTATTCTGGGAGAATAACCACCTACTGGTTACCAGCTTTGCAGAGAACGCACGTCGCCTTATGCCCCTCTGCGATGTTCTGTACGGCAAGGTTGGAGATTTCCTGAGCTGGTGTCGACAGGAAAATGCCTCTG GACTTGATTATCAGTCCTGCCCCACGTCGGAAGACTGTGAAAACAATGCCGTGGACTCCTACTGGAAAAGGGCATCCATGCAG TATTCAAGAGACAGTTCTGGGGTGATCAATGTCATGCTGAATGGCTCAGAGCCCACAGGAGCCTATCCCGTGAAAGG GTTTTTTGCAGATTTTGAAATCCCATATTTACAAAAGGATAAAATCACAAGAATTGAGATCTGGGTTATGCATGAAGTTGGGGGACCCATTGT AGAATCCTGTGGCGAAGGCAGTGTGAAAATTCTGGAAGACAGACTGGAGGCCCTGGGGTTCCAGCACAATTGTATCGATGATTACCG ACCTGTGAAGTTCTTAATGTGTGTGGACCACAGCACTCATCCGGACTGTGTCATGAGCTT AGCGTCAGCCTCTCTGCGGAGGGGGAGCCCAGCTCTTTCCACAACAAGGGATGCCAGCCTTGTCATTTCTCTCTTAGTAGCTTGGACTTCAAGTTCTCAAGTGTGA